From a region of the Ovis aries strain OAR_USU_Benz2616 breed Rambouillet chromosome 10, ARS-UI_Ramb_v3.0, whole genome shotgun sequence genome:
- the WBP4 gene encoding WW domain-binding protein 4 isoform X4 produces MADYWKSQPKKFCDYCKCWIADNRPSIEFHERGKNHKENVAKRISEIKQKSLDKAKEEEKASKEFAAMEAAALKAYQEDLKRLGLESEISEPSVSPVTSTVSPTSASNQQKEKKKKKKDPSKGRWVEGITSEGHHYYYDLITGASQWEKPEGFQGNLKKATGKTVWIEGLSEDGYTYYYNTETGESRWEKPGDFIPHSGDLPSSKVNEKSLGTLEESKSSDSHGESDGEQEAEKEKKKEEIPTETQKLIIKFKEKNKNSNKRTEPETQKEKNTQGKNSSGPSEEKPKEKNTQGKNLSGSNEEKPKAHKKPNPYGEWQEIKPEVESHEEVDLELPSTENEYVSTSEADAAGEPQLVFKEKTVTSLGVVADGVAPVFKKRRIENGKSRNLRQRGDDQ; encoded by the exons AT ggcaGACTACTGGAAGTCACAACCAAAGAAATTCTGTGATTACTGCAAGTGTTGGATCGCGGACAATAGGCCT AGCATTGAATTTCATGAAAGAGGAAAGaatcataaagaaaatgtggcgaAGAGGATCAGTGAG ATTAAACAGAAAAGCCTGGATaaggcaaaggaagaagaaaaggcctCAAAGGAGTTTGCTGCAATGGAGGCAGCTGCCCTGAAAGCATACCAGGAGGATTTGAAAAGGCTTGGCTTAGAGTCAG AGATCTCAGAGCCAAGCGTGTCACCAGTAACCAGCACGGTCTCACCCACCTCTGCATCAAatcagcagaaagaaaagaagaaaaagaaaaaagacccttCAAAGGGCAGATGGGTAGAAGGCATTACCTCGGAGGGTCACCATTACTATTATGATCTTATCACAGGAG CATCTCAGTGGGAGAAACCTGAAGGATttcaaggaaacttaaaaaag GCAACAGGGAAGACTGTGTGGATAGAAGGGCTAAGTGAAGATGGCTATACCTATTATTATAATACAGAAACGGGGG AATCCAGATGGGAAAAACCTGGTGATTTCATTCCACACTCCGGTGATCTGCCTTCTAGTAAAGTCAATGAAAAGTCACTTGGCACCCTAGAAGAGTCCAAATCATCAGATTCACATGGTGAGTCTGATGGCGAACAAgaagcagaaaaggagaaaaaaaaagaagagatccCAACAGAAACACAGAAGCTAATAATAAAGTTTAAG gaaaaaaataaaaatagtaataaaagaaCTGAaccagaaacacagaaagaaaaaaatacccaaGGGAAGAATTCATCAGGTCCAAGTGAagaaaaacccaaagaaaaaaatacccaAGGGAAGAATTTATCAGGTTCAAATGAAGAAAAACCCAAAGCTCATAAAAAGCCAAACCCATATGGAGAATGGCAGGAAATTAAACCAGAAGTTGAGTCCCA tGAGGAGGTAGATTTGGAGCTTCCAAGCACTGAAAATGAATATGTATCAACTTCGGAGGCTGATGCTGCTGGGGAACCCCAActggtttttaaagaaaaaacagtcaCTTCTCTTGGAGTCGTGGCAGATGGAGTGGCCCCAGTCTTCAAAAAGAGAAGAATTGAAAATGGAAAGTCTAGAAATTTAAGGCAACGAGGTGATGATCAGTAA
- the WBP4 gene encoding WW domain-binding protein 4 isoform X3, translated as MADYWKSQPKKFCDYCKCWIADNRPSIEFHERGKNHKENVAKRISEIKQKSLDKAKEEEKASKEFAAMEAAALKAYQEDLKRLGLESEISEPSVSPVTSTVSPTSASNQQKEKKKKKKDPSKGRWVEGITSEGHHYYYDLITGASQWEKPEGFQGNLKKATGKTVWIEGLSEDGYTYYYNTETGESRWEKPGDFIPHSGDLPSSKVNEKSLGTLEESKSSDSHGESDGEQEAEKEKKKEEIPTETQKLIIKFKEKNKNSNKRTEPETQKEKNTQGKNSSGPSEEKPKEKNTQGKNLSGSNEEKPKAHKKPNPYGEWQEIKPEVESHCSTWGPVPQPRIEPGPSALGTQSLSHWTAREVPGLGFNPGNITAIMVWLTKLFNFSLRLSLRLCKNNEKPRMNTPSTSGAANLLGKHRCWQSKGK; from the exons AT ggcaGACTACTGGAAGTCACAACCAAAGAAATTCTGTGATTACTGCAAGTGTTGGATCGCGGACAATAGGCCT AGCATTGAATTTCATGAAAGAGGAAAGaatcataaagaaaatgtggcgaAGAGGATCAGTGAG ATTAAACAGAAAAGCCTGGATaaggcaaaggaagaagaaaaggcctCAAAGGAGTTTGCTGCAATGGAGGCAGCTGCCCTGAAAGCATACCAGGAGGATTTGAAAAGGCTTGGCTTAGAGTCAG AGATCTCAGAGCCAAGCGTGTCACCAGTAACCAGCACGGTCTCACCCACCTCTGCATCAAatcagcagaaagaaaagaagaaaaagaaaaaagacccttCAAAGGGCAGATGGGTAGAAGGCATTACCTCGGAGGGTCACCATTACTATTATGATCTTATCACAGGAG CATCTCAGTGGGAGAAACCTGAAGGATttcaaggaaacttaaaaaag GCAACAGGGAAGACTGTGTGGATAGAAGGGCTAAGTGAAGATGGCTATACCTATTATTATAATACAGAAACGGGGG AATCCAGATGGGAAAAACCTGGTGATTTCATTCCACACTCCGGTGATCTGCCTTCTAGTAAAGTCAATGAAAAGTCACTTGGCACCCTAGAAGAGTCCAAATCATCAGATTCACATGGTGAGTCTGATGGCGAACAAgaagcagaaaaggagaaaaaaaaagaagagatccCAACAGAAACACAGAAGCTAATAATAAAGTTTAAG gaaaaaaataaaaatagtaataaaagaaCTGAaccagaaacacagaaagaaaaaaatacccaaGGGAAGAATTCATCAGGTCCAAGTGAagaaaaacccaaagaaaaaaatacccaAGGGAAGAATTTATCAGGTTCAAATGAAGAAAAACCCAAAGCTCATAAAAAGCCAAACCCATATGGAGAATGGCAGGAAATTAAACCAGAAGTTGAGTCCCA ttgcagcacttggggtCCAGTTCCCCAACCGAGGATTGAGCcggggccctctgcattgggaacacagagtcttagccactggactgccagggaagtccctggcctgGGTTTTAATCCAGGTAATATTACCGCCATAATGGTTTGGTTgaccaagttatttaacttctctctaAGGCTCAGCCTCCGCCtctgtaaaaataatgaaaagccaAGAATGAATACCCCATCAACTTCAGGGGCTGCTAACCTTCTTGGAAAGCACCGTTGTTGGCAATCTAAGGGAAAGTAG
- the WBP4 gene encoding WW domain-binding protein 4 isoform X2, whose product MSDWQTTGSHNQRNSVITASVGSRTIGLKVVSLLYHQPKFDYLLSQIISLWPFSHIQELDIEWSIEFHERGKNHKENVAKRISEIKQKSLDKAKEEEKASKEFAAMEAAALKAYQEDLKRLGLESEISEPSVSPVTSTVSPTSASNQQKEKKKKKKDPSKGRWVEGITSEGHHYYYDLITGASQWEKPEGFQGNLKKATGKTVWIEGLSEDGYTYYYNTETGESRWEKPGDFIPHSGDLPSSKVNEKSLGTLEESKSSDSHGESDGEQEAEKEKKKEEIPTETQKLIIKFKEKNKNSNKRTEPETQKEKNTQGKNSSGPSEEKPKEKNTQGKNLSGSNEEKPKAHKKPNPYGEWQEIKPEVESHEEVDLELPSTENEYVSTSEADAAGEPQLVFKEKTVTSLGVVADGVAPVFKKRRIENGKSRNLRQRGDDQ is encoded by the exons ATGTCGGATT ggcaGACTACTGGAAGTCACAACCAAAGAAATTCTGTGATTACTGCAAGTGTTGGATCGCGGACAATAGGCCT GAAAGTTGTGAGCCTTCTTTATCATCAGCCCAAATTTGATTATCTACTAAGCCAAATTATTTCTCTCTGGCCCTTCAGTCACATTCAGGAACTGGACATTGAGTGG AGCATTGAATTTCATGAAAGAGGAAAGaatcataaagaaaatgtggcgaAGAGGATCAGTGAG ATTAAACAGAAAAGCCTGGATaaggcaaaggaagaagaaaaggcctCAAAGGAGTTTGCTGCAATGGAGGCAGCTGCCCTGAAAGCATACCAGGAGGATTTGAAAAGGCTTGGCTTAGAGTCAG AGATCTCAGAGCCAAGCGTGTCACCAGTAACCAGCACGGTCTCACCCACCTCTGCATCAAatcagcagaaagaaaagaagaaaaagaaaaaagacccttCAAAGGGCAGATGGGTAGAAGGCATTACCTCGGAGGGTCACCATTACTATTATGATCTTATCACAGGAG CATCTCAGTGGGAGAAACCTGAAGGATttcaaggaaacttaaaaaag GCAACAGGGAAGACTGTGTGGATAGAAGGGCTAAGTGAAGATGGCTATACCTATTATTATAATACAGAAACGGGGG AATCCAGATGGGAAAAACCTGGTGATTTCATTCCACACTCCGGTGATCTGCCTTCTAGTAAAGTCAATGAAAAGTCACTTGGCACCCTAGAAGAGTCCAAATCATCAGATTCACATGGTGAGTCTGATGGCGAACAAgaagcagaaaaggagaaaaaaaaagaagagatccCAACAGAAACACAGAAGCTAATAATAAAGTTTAAG gaaaaaaataaaaatagtaataaaagaaCTGAaccagaaacacagaaagaaaaaaatacccaaGGGAAGAATTCATCAGGTCCAAGTGAagaaaaacccaaagaaaaaaatacccaAGGGAAGAATTTATCAGGTTCAAATGAAGAAAAACCCAAAGCTCATAAAAAGCCAAACCCATATGGAGAATGGCAGGAAATTAAACCAGAAGTTGAGTCCCA tGAGGAGGTAGATTTGGAGCTTCCAAGCACTGAAAATGAATATGTATCAACTTCGGAGGCTGATGCTGCTGGGGAACCCCAActggtttttaaagaaaaaacagtcaCTTCTCTTGGAGTCGTGGCAGATGGAGTGGCCCCAGTCTTCAAAAAGAGAAGAATTGAAAATGGAAAGTCTAGAAATTTAAGGCAACGAGGTGATGATCAGTAA
- the WBP4 gene encoding WW domain-binding protein 4 isoform X1 yields MSDWQTTGSHNQRNSVITASVGSRTIGLKVVSLLYHQPKFDYLLSQIISLWPFSHIQELDIEWSIEFHERGKNHKENVAKRISEIKQKSLDKAKEEEKASKEFAAMEAAALKAYQEDLKRLGLESEISEPSVSPVTSTVSPTSASNQQKEKKKKKKDPSKGRWVEGITSEGHHYYYDLITGASQWEKPEGFQGNLKKATGKTVWIEGLSEDGYTYYYNTETGESRWEKPGDFIPHSGDLPSSKVNEKSLGTLEESKSSDSHGESDGEQEAEKEKKKEEIPTETQKLIIKFKEKNKNSNKRTEPETQKEKNTQGKNSSGPSEEKPKEKNTQGKNLSGSNEEKPKAHKKPNPYGEWQEIKPEVESHCSTWGPVPQPRIEPGPSALGTQSLSHWTAREVPGLGFNPGNITAIMVWLTKLFNFSLRLSLRLCKNNEKPRMNTPSTSGAANLLGKHRCWQSKGK; encoded by the exons ATGTCGGATT ggcaGACTACTGGAAGTCACAACCAAAGAAATTCTGTGATTACTGCAAGTGTTGGATCGCGGACAATAGGCCT GAAAGTTGTGAGCCTTCTTTATCATCAGCCCAAATTTGATTATCTACTAAGCCAAATTATTTCTCTCTGGCCCTTCAGTCACATTCAGGAACTGGACATTGAGTGG AGCATTGAATTTCATGAAAGAGGAAAGaatcataaagaaaatgtggcgaAGAGGATCAGTGAG ATTAAACAGAAAAGCCTGGATaaggcaaaggaagaagaaaaggcctCAAAGGAGTTTGCTGCAATGGAGGCAGCTGCCCTGAAAGCATACCAGGAGGATTTGAAAAGGCTTGGCTTAGAGTCAG AGATCTCAGAGCCAAGCGTGTCACCAGTAACCAGCACGGTCTCACCCACCTCTGCATCAAatcagcagaaagaaaagaagaaaaagaaaaaagacccttCAAAGGGCAGATGGGTAGAAGGCATTACCTCGGAGGGTCACCATTACTATTATGATCTTATCACAGGAG CATCTCAGTGGGAGAAACCTGAAGGATttcaaggaaacttaaaaaag GCAACAGGGAAGACTGTGTGGATAGAAGGGCTAAGTGAAGATGGCTATACCTATTATTATAATACAGAAACGGGGG AATCCAGATGGGAAAAACCTGGTGATTTCATTCCACACTCCGGTGATCTGCCTTCTAGTAAAGTCAATGAAAAGTCACTTGGCACCCTAGAAGAGTCCAAATCATCAGATTCACATGGTGAGTCTGATGGCGAACAAgaagcagaaaaggagaaaaaaaaagaagagatccCAACAGAAACACAGAAGCTAATAATAAAGTTTAAG gaaaaaaataaaaatagtaataaaagaaCTGAaccagaaacacagaaagaaaaaaatacccaaGGGAAGAATTCATCAGGTCCAAGTGAagaaaaacccaaagaaaaaaatacccaAGGGAAGAATTTATCAGGTTCAAATGAAGAAAAACCCAAAGCTCATAAAAAGCCAAACCCATATGGAGAATGGCAGGAAATTAAACCAGAAGTTGAGTCCCA ttgcagcacttggggtCCAGTTCCCCAACCGAGGATTGAGCcggggccctctgcattgggaacacagagtcttagccactggactgccagggaagtccctggcctgGGTTTTAATCCAGGTAATATTACCGCCATAATGGTTTGGTTgaccaagttatttaacttctctctaAGGCTCAGCCTCCGCCtctgtaaaaataatgaaaagccaAGAATGAATACCCCATCAACTTCAGGGGCTGCTAACCTTCTTGGAAAGCACCGTTGTTGGCAATCTAAGGGAAAGTAG
- the WBP4 gene encoding WW domain-binding protein 4 isoform X5 has translation MEAAALKAYQEDLKRLGLESEISEPSVSPVTSTVSPTSASNQQKEKKKKKKDPSKGRWVEGITSEGHHYYYDLITGASQWEKPEGFQGNLKKATGKTVWIEGLSEDGYTYYYNTETGESRWEKPGDFIPHSGDLPSSKVNEKSLGTLEESKSSDSHGESDGEQEAEKEKKKEEIPTETQKLIIKFKEKNKNSNKRTEPETQKEKNTQGKNSSGPSEEKPKEKNTQGKNLSGSNEEKPKAHKKPNPYGEWQEIKPEVESHCSTWGPVPQPRIEPGPSALGTQSLSHWTAREVPGLGFNPGNITAIMVWLTKLFNFSLRLSLRLCKNNEKPRMNTPSTSGAANLLGKHRCWQSKGK, from the exons ATGGAGGCAGCTGCCCTGAAAGCATACCAGGAGGATTTGAAAAGGCTTGGCTTAGAGTCAG AGATCTCAGAGCCAAGCGTGTCACCAGTAACCAGCACGGTCTCACCCACCTCTGCATCAAatcagcagaaagaaaagaagaaaaagaaaaaagacccttCAAAGGGCAGATGGGTAGAAGGCATTACCTCGGAGGGTCACCATTACTATTATGATCTTATCACAGGAG CATCTCAGTGGGAGAAACCTGAAGGATttcaaggaaacttaaaaaag GCAACAGGGAAGACTGTGTGGATAGAAGGGCTAAGTGAAGATGGCTATACCTATTATTATAATACAGAAACGGGGG AATCCAGATGGGAAAAACCTGGTGATTTCATTCCACACTCCGGTGATCTGCCTTCTAGTAAAGTCAATGAAAAGTCACTTGGCACCCTAGAAGAGTCCAAATCATCAGATTCACATGGTGAGTCTGATGGCGAACAAgaagcagaaaaggagaaaaaaaaagaagagatccCAACAGAAACACAGAAGCTAATAATAAAGTTTAAG gaaaaaaataaaaatagtaataaaagaaCTGAaccagaaacacagaaagaaaaaaatacccaaGGGAAGAATTCATCAGGTCCAAGTGAagaaaaacccaaagaaaaaaatacccaAGGGAAGAATTTATCAGGTTCAAATGAAGAAAAACCCAAAGCTCATAAAAAGCCAAACCCATATGGAGAATGGCAGGAAATTAAACCAGAAGTTGAGTCCCA ttgcagcacttggggtCCAGTTCCCCAACCGAGGATTGAGCcggggccctctgcattgggaacacagagtcttagccactggactgccagggaagtccctggcctgGGTTTTAATCCAGGTAATATTACCGCCATAATGGTTTGGTTgaccaagttatttaacttctctctaAGGCTCAGCCTCCGCCtctgtaaaaataatgaaaagccaAGAATGAATACCCCATCAACTTCAGGGGCTGCTAACCTTCTTGGAAAGCACCGTTGTTGGCAATCTAAGGGAAAGTAG